The region GCTATGTATGGAGTAGATATCTTAGTAAAAGAACATGAGAATATTAAAAGAATGGCAAAAGTTATGAGAGCTGCAAGCTTACAAGTTTTTAATGGAGAAGAATTAGTAACGAAAGACTTCTATCAAATGCTTGATTTCGTTCGTAATTATGCAGATAAGCATCATCATAAAAAAGAAGAAGATATCCTTTTTGAGTATATGAAAAAGGAACTTGGTAAGTTGGCGCAGAATCTGATTACCAATGGAATGTTAGTGGAGCATGATTTGGGCAGACTTCATATGAGAGAGCTTGAAGCTGCATTACAAGAATATGAAGCTAACAATAGTGTAGATGCAAAATTAGATATTGTCGTAAATGCCACAGCATATACTTATTTAATTAATCGTCACATTGATAAAGAGAACGAAGTAGTATTTACTTTTGGAGCAAAAAATCTAACAGAAGAGAGTAGAACTATTGTAGACCAAAGAACAAAAGAAATGGAAGAAGGCGCTACCAAAGAGGGAGTGCAGGATAAATATTTAAAGGTATTAGAGGAATTAGAAAAAAAGTATATATTAGGATAGTATAAGAATAAAGAACAGTAACTTTAGAAATGTACTATTGAACAATATCTATAGAAAAGTACAAATAGAATATAGAAATAAAACAGTACTTATAAAGCGTTGCTGGACTTGCGCCAATAACGTAGACACAAGTCTAGCAATGCCTATAGAAAAGTATATATACAACAATTCGATATAAAATACAGACTAAACCTACCTATATTTATATTAAAAAATACTTGTTTGATTTATTTCTGCATGATAAAATGATAATAAGAAATATACAAAAAATACCAATTTGTAACAAAAAGATGGTTAGAATAATTAACCCAATATTTAAAGAATAGTTTGCAATATAGAACATATTTTGTACAAGCATTTGACGAGTTTTGTTATTAAAACATTCTTTGATAGTACCATGCGTATAGCAGAATAGATAAACTTTTTTGTTTATGAAACAAAAGATTGCAAGTAATGTATTCTATAATTTTAAAAACACAGCAGATTTGCGGGGTCTGCTTTGTTAATACAATGGAGGAATCCTAATAGGTGCTTTCATTGTAAATAAATTATTAATGGAGGGGTAATTATGCTACAAAAAATGAACGGAAAGGTTAAAAAGATTCTTGGAATTAGTATCGCATTTCTTATGTTGATCATGGTAATTCCAACATCAATCGCAAAAGCAGCAACCAATAAGACCTATGATTTTAATTCGATGACTTATCAATCCACATGGGGAGTTACATATTCTATCAGTAATGGATCAGGAACATTTAATTTCACTGGTCAATACCGTGAAATTAAGTTCAATCTTCCGGAAACGCTAGATATGTCTCAATGTACTAGTGTAACATTCAATGCTTCCAGTCCAAATGGACAGATTGCATTTAAGCTTTACGATACTTCTGGAAATCAGGTGGCTGTAGTGTATAACTTTAATTCCAATACCTCAGACTGTACCTTCGCACCAAATAGTACGGCAAAGGTAAACAGTATTGGAATAATGGCGCAAGGGACAAATAACTACTCAGCAGTTGTGAATCGAGTTACATTTACAATGACAGGAGGGTCTTCTGGCACTGGTTCTTCAACTTTATTAAACACTTATGGAAATATATTAAAAAACTCTGGAACTGCTGTTAATTTAAGTCAGCTGCAAAATTCAAATACACTAAGTGTGATTAAGAC is a window of Lachnoclostridium phytofermentans ISDg DNA encoding:
- a CDS encoding hemerythrin domain-containing protein, coding for MYGVDILVKEHENIKRMAKVMRAASLQVFNGEELVTKDFYQMLDFVRNYADKHHHKKEEDILFEYMKKELGKLAQNLITNGMLVEHDLGRLHMRELEAALQEYEANNSVDAKLDIVVNATAYTYLINRHIDKENEVVFTFGAKNLTEESRTIVDQRTKEMEEGATKEGVQDKYLKVLEELEKKYILG